The Syngnathus typhle isolate RoL2023-S1 ecotype Sweden linkage group LG16, RoL_Styp_1.0, whole genome shotgun sequence genome includes a region encoding these proteins:
- the erg28 gene encoding ergosterol biosynthetic protein 28 homolog isoform X2 codes for MSRFLNVLRSWLVMVAVIAMGNTVQSFKDHSFLSEKLYTGTPEFVNGLQARTFGIWTLLSSIIRCACAIDIHNRTLYHITLWTFVLALGHFLSEAFIYKTAPLTIGVMAPLIVAKSPEEVGAQRKKRN; via the exons ATGAGTCGCTTCCTAAACGTCCTGCGAAGCTGGCTTGTAATGGTGGCTGTCATCGCGATGGGAAACACCGTGCAGAGCTTCAAAGATCACAGCTTCCTGTCGGAGAAGCTTTACACCGGCACCCCAGAGTTTG TCAATGGTCTTCAAGCTCGAACATTTGGCATTTGGACGCTGCTGTCATCCATCATTCGCTGTGCCTGTGCCATTGATATTCACAACAGGAC GTTGTATCACATCACTTTGTGGACATTTGTCCTTGCGCTGGGTCATTTTCTATCTGAAGCCTTCATTTACAAAACTGCACCTCTCACAATTGGGGTCATGGCACCTCTTATTGTGGCCA AGTCTCCAGAGGAAGTGGGAGCGCAGCGAAAGAAACGGAACTAA
- the erg28 gene encoding ergosterol biosynthetic protein 28 homolog isoform X1 — protein MSRFLNVLRSWLVMVAVIAMGNTVQSFKDHSFLSEKLYTGTPEFVNGLQARTFGIWTLLSSIIRCACAIDIHNRTLYHITLWTFVLALGHFLSEAFIYKTAPLTIGVMAPLIVASFSIIAMLIGFQCFPESPEEVGAQRKKRN, from the exons ATGAGTCGCTTCCTAAACGTCCTGCGAAGCTGGCTTGTAATGGTGGCTGTCATCGCGATGGGAAACACCGTGCAGAGCTTCAAAGATCACAGCTTCCTGTCGGAGAAGCTTTACACCGGCACCCCAGAGTTTG TCAATGGTCTTCAAGCTCGAACATTTGGCATTTGGACGCTGCTGTCATCCATCATTCGCTGTGCCTGTGCCATTGATATTCACAACAGGAC GTTGTATCACATCACTTTGTGGACATTTGTCCTTGCGCTGGGTCATTTTCTATCTGAAGCCTTCATTTACAAAACTGCACCTCTCACAATTGGGGTCATGGCACCTCTTATTGTGGCCA GTTTCTCAATCATAGCAATGCTGATTGGATTCCAGTGTTTTCCAGAGTCTCCAGAGGAAGTGGGAGCGCAGCGAAAGAAACGGAACTAA